The region CAATGCCACTGCCAGAAGTATCGGTCGAACCTGACAAACGGTAAGGCTAAAACGATAAATGGCTGAATTGTTTTGCGGGCCTTTAGTCTGAAAGTTCTCCGGATTGCACCGGGCAAGGCGTAAAGTTATGTATCCCTTTGTGCAAAATTCCTTGCGTTGCATCAATCTGGCAGGATGAAGCAAGCATGCGATTGCCGGAAGAGTGGGGCTATGTGATACCAACGATCTGTATGAATTTTTTGATAGAGGAGTATCCGTGAAAGGAACCGGAAGCGGCAGTAAATTATTCTCATGGAACACGGCAGGGCGCATCGGCTTTACTGCCATCTTTTTTTTCTGGATATACATGACCTGGAATAGCACGGCAGATTTGGATAGCAAATTGAATTCAGCCACAGACCAGAATACTGCGATCCACAATATTCAGGTTGATTTCAAAAATGAAATTCAGCAATGGAAAGACCTGCTGCTGCGCAGTACCAATCGGGATGCTTTGGACAAAAACTGGAACGCTTTTGAGGTGGTGTTCCGGAAAGTTTCCGCGGAGGCGCAGGACATTATTCGTGAAAGCGAATCGCCGGCAGTCAGTACCCAGGTTAAAGCTTTTGTCGATGCACATGAGGCGAATCGCGAACTATACAAAAGCAGTGTGGAATTGCTGATCAGGGATGGCTTTGATCCTCGTCCGGCCGATGTTGCCGTCAAGGGTATAGATCATCCTTTGCTTGAACACCTCGAAGCTGCCGAAGCAAGCATGGTTGAAGATAAAAAACGAATAAACAAGACGCTGGTCGATGCAGCGCGAAATAACATAGAGCAAAATCTTTTTGCCTTGGCTTTCCTCGCATTGTTGGCAGTGTGGATGCCGAAATACTGAACCAGTCTGCGCATGTCTCAGACCGAATCGGGCGCACTTTGCAATGATTCGGGTTGCCAGCCAGCCTGCCGGGCGCGGATGCGGCACACCGGGGAATTGGGTCGCAGTGGTATTTGTCCGCTCTCTATTCAGAGACAGCTTCCTTGTCTTTCGGAATTTGAATTATTCCGGTGTTGAAGTTGTATTCGAACAGATCTCCATAACGTCCCCATTCGATGGCCACACGCAAAGCCGAGATTGCCTCGGCTTCGTTCAATGTGAAGCGCAGCAACCGAAGGAACAGGTCTTCGTGCAAATCGCCGGATGGGTCCTGCTTCAGGCCGAGATGGATGTAGGCGACCAAAGGCACGTTTTCTATGAGTTGCCGACCGAAGATCAGTTGGCGTTCCGGTGTGTTGGCATGCACATATTGTTCGCCCAGAGGCGTGATGATGATGTCGCCATGATCGAGGTGGGCGAATCCCAGCAGGGTTAGCGCCCGCGACACATTCAAGAGTTCCTGGTCGGTGAGTTCCGTTTCTTCAGCCAGCTTGGGCAAGTCCGCACGACCGAGGAAAGGCTCCTCGGCCAGCAGTTCCAGAATACCTTCCATGCGGGCGATGTCCGCCTCCGGCAAGCGGTCGCCCAGCTGCAATTTGACTTCTTTCTCGGTGACACGTCCCGGGCGCATCGCGCCCGCTGTCATCAGCCCGTATACGTTGTCGATGAGGATGCGGACTTCCTGGCTTTCCACTTCTCTCGGACGTGAAAGAGTCACCGGCAGTTCATCCCGGATGCGTCCCGGATCGCTGGCGAAGATCAGGACCCGGTCGGCCATCATGACCGCCTCCTCGATATTGTGTGAGACCACAAGGATGGCCTTGGTCGGCAGCTGCTTTGTCTGCCACAGTTCCAGGATTTCGTCGCGCAGGCGCTCTCCGGTGAGCACATCGAGCGCCGAAAATGCCTCATCCATCAGCAGAACTTCGGGTTCCAGAACCAGAGCGCGGGCGATGCCGACCCGCTGCCGCATGCCGCCCGACAACTCGCGGGGCAGGGCGCCCTCAAATCCCGACAGCCCGATCAGCTCTATCGCGGCCTCGGCACGCCGTGCCCTGTCGGCGGGCGCCATTCCTTTCGCCTCAAGTCCCAATTCCACATTCTTTTGCACAGTGAGCCAGGGGAACAAGGCGAAGGACTGGAACACCATGCTGATGGAATGTGCCGGTCCATACAACGGAAGTCCCCGATAGAGTACCTGGCCGATATCTGCCGCAATCAGTCCGGCCATGATGCGCAACATGGTGGACTTGCCCGATCCGGACTGGCCCAGCAATGCCACG is a window of Sideroxydans sp. CL21 DNA encoding:
- a CDS encoding ATP-binding cassette domain-containing protein; this encodes MATPVIELKSVGKSFRSADGTSRSVLEGVDFTLNEGEIVALLGQSGSGKSTMLRIMAGLIAADIGQVLYRGLPLYGPAHSISMVFQSFALFPWLTVQKNVELGLEAKGMAPADRARRAEAAIELIGLSGFEGALPRELSGGMRQRVGIARALVLEPEVLLMDEAFSALDVLTGERLRDEILELWQTKQLPTKAILVVSHNIEEAVMMADRVLIFASDPGRIRDELPVTLSRPREVESQEVRILIDNVYGLMTAGAMRPGRVTEKEVKLQLGDRLPEADIARMEGILELLAEEPFLGRADLPKLAEETELTDQELLNVSRALTLLGFAHLDHGDIIITPLGEQYVHANTPERQLIFGRQLIENVPLVAYIHLGLKQDPSGDLHEDLFLRLLRFTLNEAEAISALRVAIEWGRYGDLFEYNFNTGIIQIPKDKEAVSE